From the Thermodesulfobacteriota bacterium genome, one window contains:
- a CDS encoding beta-propeller fold lactonase family protein yields MANKIAGIRERPLKLIFISLLLTSCTSAFLVFLLSGGPGGLPIVPAFIVPGARQLVATSSHPLVRFFSEPQVAAVTPDNSKVYVTNLRSDSVSVIDTAKDRITATIPVGRNPFSLAITPDGTKVYVANFGNLFQPGNTVSVIDAETDAVVATVRVGINPGAIAITPDGSKAYVANSGFSASDNTVSVIDVATDQVIATVIVGINPGALAITPNGSRVYVSNTISSTVSVIDTSTDEVMDTINVGFNPAGIAITPDGSKVYVANNLSDSVSVIDTSSNRVITTIPAGTEPLIVAITPDGSKAYITSLSSDSVSVIDVSNDAVVNTIPVGNIPVSIGITADSSKAYVGNCNCGIADPDSPDTVSVINVSMDEVIATIPVGFGPLGLAITSDGSKVYVPSSNGSTVFVVDTTTDEVISVIPSGTGPAAIAITPDGTKVYVSNFNNPDSPGNTISVINTETNTVVDEVEVGIGPAALAITPDGSKLLVANYGSISEPGNTISVIEIETNTLIADLTVGTGPMAIAISPDGSKAYVANFGSSNSVGNTVSVIDLTSNTVTQSIGVGNGPAGIAITPDGSQVYVTNLGGVEDPPDSSARSTVSVIDTATNSVIAEIPVGIGPLGIAITPDGTRAYVANFGGITSFSDFAAGNKVSVIDVINNILIGEVNLGDGFLGLGPAGVAITPDGSTIYVTNFDIVNEELLGSVKVSTPGDTISVIDSTSNTVTETINVGERPLGIAITHDGTKAYVANYFGNSVSVIDVSTNSVAEEIPIKNEK; encoded by the coding sequence GTGGCAAATAAAATTGCTGGAATCAGAGAGAGACCTTTAAAATTAATCTTTATCTCACTTCTTTTAACCTCCTGCACCAGCGCTTTTTTAGTATTTCTCCTATCCGGCGGGCCTGGCGGACTGCCCATTGTTCCGGCGTTCATAGTTCCCGGAGCAAGGCAACTGGTGGCAACATCCAGCCACCCGCTTGTCCGATTCTTCTCCGAGCCCCAGGTCGCTGCAGTGACGCCCGATAACTCCAAGGTTTACGTCACCAACCTAAGAAGCGACTCGGTATCGGTGATAGATACAGCAAAGGATAGAATAACGGCAACGATACCGGTTGGTAGAAATCCTTTCTCATTGGCCATAACACCAGACGGGACCAAGGTCTATGTGGCCAATTTCGGAAACCTTTTCCAGCCGGGAAACACCGTCTCGGTGATAGATGCTGAAACGGACGCCGTCGTCGCCACGGTTAGAGTGGGGATTAACCCGGGAGCAATAGCCATAACCCCGGACGGCTCTAAAGCCTATGTGGCAAACTCCGGATTCTCCGCCTCCGATAACACCGTCTCGGTGATAGATGTGGCCACAGACCAGGTTATCGCCACGGTAATTGTGGGAATTAATCCCGGGGCGTTAGCAATAACCCCGAATGGCTCAAGAGTCTACGTAAGCAACACCATCAGCAGCACCGTCTCGGTGATCGATACTTCAACCGACGAGGTAATGGATACGATAAACGTCGGGTTTAACCCAGCGGGGATAGCTATTACTCCCGACGGTTCCAAGGTCTATGTGGCCAACAATCTAAGCGATTCCGTGTCGGTGATAGACACGTCCAGCAACCGGGTTATCACCACCATTCCAGCAGGGACAGAGCCCTTGATTGTAGCAATAACACCCGACGGCTCGAAGGCTTACATCACCAGCTTAAGTAGCGACTCGGTCTCGGTGATAGATGTATCAAACGACGCCGTTGTCAACACAATTCCGGTCGGCAATATTCCGGTGTCCATAGGGATAACGGCGGATAGCTCTAAAGCCTATGTAGGAAACTGTAATTGCGGCATAGCCGACCCGGACAGTCCGGACACCGTATCGGTAATAAACGTATCGATGGATGAGGTTATTGCCACGATTCCGGTCGGATTTGGGCCGCTCGGCCTGGCCATAACATCAGACGGCTCCAAGGTGTACGTGCCCAGCTCCAACGGCAGCACCGTATTTGTGGTCGACACAACTACAGACGAGGTTATTTCGGTAATACCGTCGGGGACAGGACCGGCGGCCATAGCGATAACGCCCGACGGCACCAAGGTCTACGTGAGCAACTTTAATAACCCGGACAGTCCAGGCAATACCATATCAGTAATAAATACCGAAACAAACACAGTCGTTGATGAAGTCGAAGTAGGCATTGGGCCTGCTGCGCTGGCCATAACCCCGGATGGTTCAAAACTGCTGGTTGCTAATTACGGGAGTATATCCGAGCCTGGAAATACCATATCGGTGATAGAGATTGAGACGAACACGCTGATTGCCGACTTAACTGTCGGAACCGGCCCGATGGCTATTGCCATAAGCCCCGACGGCTCTAAAGCCTATGTGGCTAATTTTGGCAGTAGCAATTCAGTCGGCAATACCGTGTCGGTGATCGACCTTACTAGCAATACCGTTACACAAAGCATCGGTGTCGGTAATGGGCCTGCCGGAATAGCCATAACGCCCGACGGCTCACAGGTTTATGTCACCAACCTGGGCGGCGTCGAGGATCCTCCCGATTCCAGCGCTAGAAGCACGGTATCGGTAATAGATACCGCAACTAATTCAGTAATCGCTGAGATACCGGTAGGAATTGGTCCCCTGGGCATAGCCATAACCCCGGACGGAACCAGGGCTTATGTGGCCAACTTCGGCGGCATTACTTCTTTTAGCGACTTCGCCGCTGGAAATAAGGTGTCGGTCATAGATGTAATAAATAACATATTGATCGGTGAAGTGAACCTCGGAGATGGTTTTCTAGGTCTTGGGCCGGCCGGCGTAGCCATAACCCCGGACGGATCTACCATATACGTAACCAACTTCGACATTGTTAATGAGGAGCTATTGGGCTCGGTCAAGGTTTCTACCCCCGGGGATACTATATCGGTGATAGATTCGACAAGTAACACGGTTACCGAAACTATCAACGTCGGAGAGAGGCCGCTGGGGATAGCGATTACCCATGATGGAACTAAGGCTTATGTGGCTAACTACTTCGGCAATAGCGTTTCGGTGATAGATGTTTCGACCAATAGTGTGGCCGAGGAGATACCAATTAAAAATGAAAAATGA